The Cyanobacterium sp. T60_A2020_053 genomic sequence GCAGAATTAAAACGCCTAATTGCTGCCATTACTTGACCATAAGCCCTTATTAATATTAAACGGTGTTGTTCAAATTTAATGTCTTGAGCAACTTGATCAATGTGATTAATAATTTCTGAACCTTGATTAATAAAAACTCTTTTTAAATCAATAAAACCGTTTTCGACTTTTAATTCTAATCTTTCTACCGCTTTTCTAATCTTCATTGTTTGATATAAATTTACAGCAGAAAGGGCAACACCAGCAACAACACCGACACCAATAACTGCGGTAGTTGCTTGTAAAACTCCTAAACTTGCTTCCACTGCTTGAAATCCCCTTTGCATTTGGTGCATTTGTAATCCACTTGTAGCTAGATGTAAAGGTGTAGCAATGGAATTAAATGGCACTCCGCTTTGATTTAATAATCCTACTGCATGACCTACAAATTGACCTGTCGAAGCATCTCTAGCCATACTTAGGGGTATTCCATTAGCGGAGAATACCTGCAAATATTTACCAGCTTCTATACCTGCTTGAATTGCTGAAGGGAACTGAAAGTGCATGGTTAACACCTCTTTTTTATTTATATCTTTTATAAGATTAGTTTATAATAAAATTGGTTATCAATAACTCCAATGATAGAGAAATTTTATGACTTCTTCGCTAATTAATAACTATTCGGGTTTTGAATCTTGGAAAAAACAAAATCAAGAATTAGAAGCCATCTGTGGTGCTTTACTACAGCAAGTAAATAAAGGACTTAATGAAGGTATTAATTCCGAAAAGTTATTAACTGAAGTAAAAAAGACATTACAAAAACTTAAATCTCAGCGTTTCAGAGTTGCTATTATTGGAGAATTTAGCAAAGGAAAATCAACTTTACTTAATGCGTGGCTAGGAGAAGAAGTACAGCCAGTTAGTACAGCTCCCTGCACTGGTCAAATTAGTATCCTTAAACACGGCAGTAGAAAAAAGGTAATTTGTCACTATAAAAATGGACACAAAGAAGAAATCTCCTTTGAGGAATATCACCAAAAAGTAAGCATATCAGAAGATTTGGATCATGATGATTTAAAATCTTTATCAGAAGAATTACATCATTCCAACATCAAAGAAATTATTTTAGAGCATCCTGAATTGACTTTATGTCAAAATGGCGTAGAAATTGTTGACTCCCCTGGATTAAATGAACATCCTAACAGAAGTGATATTACTAAGCAATTAATTAATGATACTGATGCGATAATTTTTTTAACCAGTGTTAATCCTCTATTGACGCAAGGGGAAAGGGAATTATTGGAAGAAATCAGATTAGAAGTTAATAATGGTAATAAAAGGCAATCAGCCAGTAATCTTTTTATTGTAATCAATTTTTTTGACTTAATACGCAAAGAAAAAGATCGTGAAAGTGTTGAGCAAAGAGTTAACAAATTGTTATTAGGGCAAGATGCAATAATAACTGATCGTAATCGTATTCATTTTATTTCCGCCCAATCTGCCCTTGATGGAATTTTAGCAAGGAAACAAGATGATTACGTTACATCATTTCAATTTTTCACTCAATCAGTCGAGCAATTTTTAACTCATGAACTTGGTGACATTAAAATTAATCAAACTAAACGAGAACTTAATAACTTACTCAATCTTTATAATTCAGAGTTAGAACAGTTTAAAAAATTAATTACTGGGAAAATAAAAATTTCCCAGCAAAATAAACAAAAAATATTTGACTGTATTGGCGAAGCAACTGGTAGAGATTATAAAATGCGTTCTTTGATTAATTTTATATTAGAAGATGTAATAGAAAATCTTTTAGAGTCTTGGAGTGAATGGGTTGAAAATTTAGCAGATCGATTAGTGGAAAACAGAGAAAAATGGACTTCTAGTCAAGAAAATAAACAGGCGAAAATGAGTGATTATGCTCGACAATTTAGCAATAATTTAGAACTAGATTTTCATAATAATTTTGAATCAAAGATACTATCTGATTATTTAGAGGATTATATTAAATTATTAGATGAAGAAATCAATAATAATATAAATGCAATTAAAAATAATCTTGAGTCTTTAGATTTAGAAATTGGCTCAAATTTAGTTAATCAATTTAGTTTATCAATAGCAAATATGAAGCAAGATATTAATTTAAAGCTATTTGTATCAAAAGAAGACAGTGAAAGTGGAGCTGGAGTTTTTGGCTTTGGAAGTGGTGTATTTGTAGCCGGTTTATTATCAATATTTACTGGAGGGCTTTTTCTTCCTGTTGCACTTGGCGCTGCTGCTGGAGGTTTCTTAGGTTTCTTGGTTGACGATGATCCCAAACAAAAAGTATTAGAAAAGGGTTGGGAAAAATTTACTGAGTCGGCAGAAGATATTTATAGTAAGGTACAGGAAAAAATTATTGCTCTTTTTCAAGATAGATTAGATGTTACTATTCAAGTTATTGAGGAATCAATATCTATTTGTGAAGAGTTAATCAACCAGAATAATTTAGCTTACCAAAAAACGGTAAAATCAACTCAAATAACCTTAAATAATATTGAACAAAAATGTAGATATTTAGAAAAGTTAAAAACTCATTTATATTAATTTATTCTGATGATATTTACGTTAAAACAGAATGTACGGTTAGGGTGGAGGGCGCTGTAAATTGTTGAAATTTCCTCATTTCAAATTTATTTCGGCTTTTTTCTTAATTTATTAATCCTGATTAATTTTTTACTTACTTAAAGTTAATGGGTTTTAAGAGAATTTTTATTGTTTTTTATCCCTTAAAACCCTTGATATTATCGGCTTATTCCGCAAAGCCCACTTAATAATCAGCGCCCTCAATCGGTGCAAAACCTTGTCGCTGGATATTTTCCGTCACTACTCTAGGCTCAAGAAATTGTAACAAATAATCAGGACCACCAGCTTTTGAGCCTACTCCCGACAATTTAAAACCGCCGAAAGGTTGACGTGCCACAATAGCGCCCGTAATCCCCCGATTAATATAAACGTTGCCCACCTCAAACTCACGATATGCCCTGTCGATGTGCGCTGGAGTGCGCGAGTATAAACCCCCCGTCAAGGCGTAATCCGTGCCGTTGGCAATGGCTAAAGCATCATCAAAATTTTCCGCTTTGATTACCGCTAAAACAGGTCCAAAAATTTCCTCTTGGGCAATGGTTGCATCAGGTGTAACATCTTTGAAAACAGTGGGAGGGACAAAATAACCATTTTCGGGAGTTTCCCCTTGAAAAGCCAAAGTAGCTTCTTTTTTACCTTGTTCGATATATTCTAAGATACGGCGACGGGCGCTGTCATCAATAACAGGACCTACTTTTGTACTAGGATTTTGGGCATCCCCCACGTTAATAGATTCTACAGCACCGATTAAACGCTCTACAAAGGCATCATAAACAGGTTTCAAGACAATCACTCGACTACAAGCAGAGCATTTTTGCCCACTAAAACCGAAAGCAGATTGCACCACCCCAGCCACCCCTTGATCTAAATCTGCGCTTTCATCGATAATAATGGCATTTTTCCCGCCCATTTCCGCAATCACGCGCTTAAGGTGTTTTTGTTTTGGTTGCACAATACTAGCATCAGCATAAATTTTACAACCCACTTCCCTCGATCCCGTAAAAGCGATTAAATGTATGTCAGGATGTTTCACTAAGTAATCACCCACCACTGAACCCTTACCCGGTATATACTGAAACACACCAGCAGGAATCCCAGCTTCCACCAAGATTTCCGCAATTTTCGCGCCAATCACCGTGCTAGTGGCAGCAGGTTTCAATAAAGCGCAATTACCAGCAACTAAAGCGCCCACCGTCATGCCAGTAGCGATAGCAAAGGGAAAATTCCAAGGGGAAATAATCAGCGCAATGCCTTTGGGTTGATAAAAATAACGATCATTTTCCCCGGCAACATCATAATTATAACCTTGATCTAAACGTTCCATTTCATCAGCATAATAGCGACAAAAATCAATGGCTTCAGAGATTTCTGGATCCCCTTCTTTGATGATTTTACCCACTTCATAACACATCCAAGCGGTTAATTCATGGCGTCTCGTTTCCATAATTTCCCCTGCTTTGCGCAAAATTCCAGCCCTAATCCTCACAGGAGTTTTACTCCATGTTTTAAAGGCTTCTTTGGCACTTGCCATGGCTTCATCTGCTTGGGCGATGGAAATTAAACCGATTTTACCGACAATTTCCCTAGGATTGGAAGGGTTAACAGAATCGATATAACTCTCAGTTTCGACATATTCCCCGTTAATGAGAGGTAAATAGGTTTTACCTAACTGATTTTTAACGGTTTGTAAGGCTTCTCTAGCTTTGTTGAGATTATCTTCACGCCCGTAATCAGTGTCAGGGGCGCCGGGAAACTGCTGATTTTTGAAGCTAGGCAGAGATTCCAGCACTTGAGGGGGTGCAATTAATTCATCAACGGGTTTTTCTTCGGAATTTTGGCGTAAAAAGGAACTATTAGCGGTATTTTCTAGTAAACGACGAATGAGATAAGCCATACCGGGTAACAAGCGCCCGTAAGGAGAATAAACTCTGACTCGATGCCCTCTTTTCACGATGGCTTTAGCGAGGGTTTCACCCATGCCGTAGAGGATTTGGCACTCAAAACGGCTTCTTGGTATCTGCAAGGTTTCGGCGATAGCGATGGCGTGCGCTTGAGTGCGCACGTTGTGGGAAGCGATAGCGCCCTTCAAATATTGATGATTCTCTAAGAGAAGACGAGTTAAATTTTCATAATTAACATCAGTTTCCGCTTTTTGGTTAAATACGGGCTGTTGCCAGTGATTTTGCTGAGATTTGATGGTTTCTTGATCCCAATAAGCGCCCTTCACCAATCGCACTGTAATAGGATTACCCCGTTTTTTAGCCCAATCAAGCCAACTTTGCAAGTCATTCATGGAGTCGCGCAAATATCCTTGAATGGTGACACCAATATCCGTGCGCTGTTTAAATTCTTCTTCCATCAACAACTCTTGTAACAGCGCGATGGTAACATCTTTGTAGGCATATTGTTCCATGTCAAAATGCACCGCCGCGCCGTATTTTTCAGCGTGTCGGAGTAGTTGTTTCGTGCGCTGATAAACGATTTCTTTGCTTCCTTCGGGGTCAACGGGGTCAAATTGGGAGTAAAATGCAGTTAATTTGACGGATACTTGCACTTTAGGGAGATTTTGCCCGTCTGCTTGGTCAATTTCGGGGATATTAGACCATTTTTGGGCTTGTTGACTTAATTCGGTGATTAAGTCGAGATAATTTTGTAAATATGATTGCGCTTCTACTTCGGTTATAACCGCTTCTCCCAATAAGTCGATGGTGAATGCCATTTTTTCTTTGCGCATTTTTTCCACCGCTTTAATTACTTCTTTTATCGTCTCTCCAGAAATATATTTATAGGCTAATGTTTCCACCGCTTTCGTGATAGTGGCTGAGGCGAGGTGCGCTGGTGGTGAATTTGGTTCACTAAAATTCAAAATGGTTTTGAGGGCGCCGGGCAACTCCACTTCATCTGTGGTGAGGTATTGTTGGAGATGGCGCGCTATTTCTGAATTACTTTGTAATGCAGGTAACGCATCAATGAATCTGAACAGTTGTACCCGCAATCCGGGGTTACTCATGGTCCAATTCATCAATTTGTCATCAAATTGCATTTGCTCTTTGAGCTTACTAAAAATATTACCTTTCTGTCTCGTAGTCTGGATTAATTCCAGAGCAATTTCCCTAGTTTTTGGCTCGTAGATTGAAGCCTTACTAACTGAAGCTACCATATTTTCCCCTTATTCAAAATTGCGAAGTTGCCAATAAAATTTAATTGTTTTATGCAGTTAGTGCATAGTTTAAGCATTTTGTCAACAACCTATTTTATCACTTTTTTACAGTATATCGGGCTCCTAGCCCAAATATAGTAATACTAAATTGGTTCTGGCAATTACAGCGCATTTTTAGATCAATAAAGCACGTTTAATTAAGTTATCGTGCAAAATTAATTGTATATGGGCAAGGGGTTTAAACCCCTTGTTATCATAGCTTTAAGAAAAATAAAAATCACAATTAATTTTGCTTATCTACTTATTAGAAAATATTGCTCCCTTCTCCTGCGGGAGAGGGGTTGGGGGTGAGGGCAGATTATTTTGATACCTACTTTGAAACAGCAACCCCTAATTAATGTCAAATTTAAAAGGTAAAATGCTATAAACTCGATTAGGTTTTTTCAGAATATTAGCTAAATCTAAATCAGAATTATACTCCCAAATTTGGTTAAAAATAGCGATAGAATCTAATTTATTTTGAGCTAAATCAGTATTTTCAATAGCGGTTAATAACTCATTCTCCCAGTTTCTTAACTCTGGATATTCTTTAATCTCATAATTATCTCCTAAAGTAAGTTTTTCTGTAAGATAATTAATGGCACTTTCTAAACCACCAATATCATCAACTAAACCAATTTCTTGGGCATTATTTCCTAACCAAACTCGACCTTGAGCAATATTATTAACCTCTTGAATACTCAAATTACGAGCCTTTGCCACTCTTTCTAAAAAAAGATCATAAATTTGATTAACACTTTCTTGATAAACGGCTATTTCTTGAGGATTTTTAGAGCGAAAATTATTACTTAAATCTGCTAACTGATTAGTTTTAATAACGTCACTATTAATGCCATTATTTTTAGTAAGATTTTCTAAATTAAATAGTAAACCAAAAACACCAATTGAACCCGTAATTGTGCCGTCATTAGCAAATATTTTTTCTCCCGATGTGGCAATCCAATAACCACCAGAAGCTGCCACATCAGCCATAGAAATAACGATTGGTTTTTCTTGGGCTGTTATATCTAATTCTCTGGCAATTAATTCTGATGCCAGCGCACTTCCCCCCGGGCTATTAATCCTCACTATTACCCCTTTAATATTCTCATCTTCTCGAATTTTTTTGATTTCCGCAACGGTGCGTAATCCACCGACTTCGCCAATATTACCTTCTCCATCAACGATATTACCCTCTAAATAAAGAATGGCGATTTTATTTTCTGCCCCTTGATTGGTTGTGGTTCGACTGAGATATTGTTTAATAGTAACTTGAGGAAAATTGTCTTTTTCAGTGTTAGTAATCGTTCTAAAATCATCTCTAATTTCGTCAATATAAGCAGTCTTATCAATTAATTTTAATTCTTGTGCTTTTTTGGCTTCAATAATACCAAAACTATCGGCAATGTTGTTAATATTTTGAGATGTTAAACCATTATTTTCGCTGACTTCATTTAAGTATGAATCCCATAAATTAGTTAATAACTCTTTAGTTTGTTCTCTATTTTCTGTGCTATAATTATCTCTAGTAAAAGGTTCTACTGCTGATTTATATTTGCCCACTCTAATTACTTGTACCCCAATACCATATTTATCTAAAGCAGAGGCAAAAAATAATTGTGAAGTGCTTAAACCATTCATCTCTAAAGCCCCCAAGGGATTGAGATTAATTTCGTCGGCAATAGAACTTAAATAATAATCTTTTTCTGAAATAGAATTATGATAAGTAATAATTTTTTTACCGCTACTTTTAAAGTTTTCTAAAGCTGTTTTCAATTCTGCTAAACTACCATAACCTAAATTAATATTACCCTTACTACCATCTAAGAATAAAGCCGAAATTTTCTTATCTTCCGCACCCTTATTAATAGCGTTAATAACTTGTCTTAAACTAAGATTGTTGCTACTTTCAGGGTTAAGAAAAGCAGGGAGAGGGCGCTGGTTATTACTATCAGTAATTTGACTGCTAAGATCAAAAACTAATACCGATTGATTTTCAATTTGAGGATTATTACTACTTAACATTAAAGCCATAATAAACAAAAATAAACCCCCAGTGCTGAGGGCAAAAAGAAATAATAAACCAGCAACACTACCGATAAAACTAGCTAAAGTTTGTTTTAAAAATTGTTTCATTAGAAAATATCAACGATTACCCTTCCCATTGTAACCAAACCTTAGTTGGAGGTAGGTTATACTGCTATCTTAAAGTTCAGATACTCATTTAGAATTCGATATATTCTCTGTTAAGTTGTGGTAAAGAAAGGTAACCACATTAGTTAACGCAATAAATCAGCGCCCTTCCCCGTTGGCAAAATAACAGGAGAAGAAGCAGGAGACAAAGACTCAGAAGAAGACTGGGGAGAGGTTGGAGGCTGATAAATCCCCATCAAAACATTAATTAATTCTTCCCGTTGTTCACGGGTTAAACTGGTAATAATTTGAAGATCACGAGAAAAAGGATTTTTTGTTAAAGTAGCATAACCCGGATAGCGCTCTTCTTGGATAGTTTCATTTACCCCTAAATAATCAGCGAAAGTCAATTTCCAATCTAAACGAAAAACTGTAGCACGGGATTTCACAAACTGATGGTAACGAATAAAACGACTAATCAGAGTGTGATTTTCAGCTTTTCCCCCTTCCACCCTTTCATAATCATTTTCTATGGGAAAATCAGGAATCTGCTTATATACTAGAGTTGCCACTTCTTCAGGGCGCAAATTTTGAGGCGAAAGACTATTTTGAGCAAAACCAGCGCCCATCACCCCTACCATACCGTAACCGAAAGTAAATAAACTTAGTAAAACTATTAACCGCCGTCTAGGGCGGTATTTTTTCAAATTAATCATCACTGATAATTTCAGGTTGAGTCAACTCATCGGACATTTCAATGATAGCCCTTAACACAGGTTTCATCACCTCTTCAAGATTATCAAAATCTTCAAAACGTCTTTGTTTCGCCCTTTTTGCCACTTGCACAGTGATTTTGTAGCGGTTGGATGCCGCTTCCATTAACTCATCACTGCGATACATAATTTGTCCTGAATCAAAGTTATTCTTTTTCAACATCAAAATATTTTTAATTAGTTCAGCTTGACACAGTTTGGAAATCTTATCATAGCAGAATATGACCACTATTAGTATTATTGGCGTTGCTGATTTAGGGCAAACCCATACTCAGGAAGATAAAATTTTGAGCAGATACTTTTCATTGCCCACCTCTCTTCATCTAAATTTTGGAATAAACCTAACTTCCGCCGACTCTCCCAACATCTTGGGCATTGGCTTCAAAAGCGGCATTCAACGCCTCATCACCAGTTAAACCAGAATTAATCGCCTCTTTTAATGCCTCTAAAACACGCTTATAATCCCTTGGCATTACCTTCACAAATTTACTGATATTTTCATGCCAATTAGCAAGAATTTTATTCGCTTTTTTACTACCTGTTAACTGTTGATGTTTAACAATTAACTGTTTTAACTCAGCAATTTCTGAAGCATCATCAAGGGTTTCTAAACCCACCATTTCCGTATTGCAACGGGTAGCAAAATCACCTTTTTCATCTAAGACATAGGCAACACCGCCACTCATCCCAGCCGCAAAATTACGCCCAGTTACACCGAGAATAACTACTTTACCACCAGTCATATACTCACAACCGTGATCGCCAGCGCCCTCCACCACAGCAGTTACCCCAGAATTACGGACACAAAAGCGCTCTCCGCCGATACCAGAAATATAGGCTTCCCCAGCCGTAGCGCCATAAAAAGCCACATTACCGATGATGACATTTTGATCCGCCTCAAAAGTCGATTTAGCATCAGGATAAACAATGATTTTGCCACCGCTTAAACCCTTACCGATATAATCATTAGCTTCTCCCGTTAATTCCAAAGTGACTCCCTTTGGTACAAATGCCCCGAAACTCTGTCCAGCACTACCAAAAAACTTCAAATGTACTGTATCCTCTGGTAAACCATGCCAATGTTTTTTCGTAATCTCATTACCTAAAATTGTCCCCACCACACGATTAATATTGGTAATGGGTAAAGTGGCGCTGACTTTTTCTCCTCTTTCGATAGCTGGTTGACATAAATCTAATAATTTCGTCATATCCAAAGATTGTTCTAAAGCATGATCCTGTTTTACAGTACAATGGCGAGGACTGTTAGGATCAACATCAGGTTGATATAAAATCGGGGAAATATCAATCCCTTTTGCTTTCCAATGATCAATAGCTTGTTTTGGCTCTAGTACATCTGTACGCCCTACCATTTCATCAACGGTACGGAAGCCTAACTGCGCCATGATTTCACGCATTTCCTGCGCCATAAACTTCATGAAATTAACAGTATAAGCCGGATCGCCTGTAAATTTAGCTCGTAATTCAGGGTTTTGGGTAGCAACTCCCACAGGGCAA encodes the following:
- a CDS encoding dynamin family protein translates to MTSSLINNYSGFESWKKQNQELEAICGALLQQVNKGLNEGINSEKLLTEVKKTLQKLKSQRFRVAIIGEFSKGKSTLLNAWLGEEVQPVSTAPCTGQISILKHGSRKKVICHYKNGHKEEISFEEYHQKVSISEDLDHDDLKSLSEELHHSNIKEIILEHPELTLCQNGVEIVDSPGLNEHPNRSDITKQLINDTDAIIFLTSVNPLLTQGERELLEEIRLEVNNGNKRQSASNLFIVINFFDLIRKEKDRESVEQRVNKLLLGQDAIITDRNRIHFISAQSALDGILARKQDDYVTSFQFFTQSVEQFLTHELGDIKINQTKRELNNLLNLYNSELEQFKKLITGKIKISQQNKQKIFDCIGEATGRDYKMRSLINFILEDVIENLLESWSEWVENLADRLVENREKWTSSQENKQAKMSDYARQFSNNLELDFHNNFESKILSDYLEDYIKLLDEEINNNINAIKNNLESLDLEIGSNLVNQFSLSIANMKQDINLKLFVSKEDSESGAGVFGFGSGVFVAGLLSIFTGGLFLPVALGAAAGGFLGFLVDDDPKQKVLEKGWEKFTESAEDIYSKVQEKIIALFQDRLDVTIQVIEESISICEELINQNNLAYQKTVKSTQITLNNIEQKCRYLEKLKTHLY
- the pruA gene encoding L-glutamate gamma-semialdehyde dehydrogenase produces the protein MVASVSKASIYEPKTREIALELIQTTRQKGNIFSKLKEQMQFDDKLMNWTMSNPGLRVQLFRFIDALPALQSNSEIARHLQQYLTTDEVELPGALKTILNFSEPNSPPAHLASATITKAVETLAYKYISGETIKEVIKAVEKMRKEKMAFTIDLLGEAVITEVEAQSYLQNYLDLITELSQQAQKWSNIPEIDQADGQNLPKVQVSVKLTAFYSQFDPVDPEGSKEIVYQRTKQLLRHAEKYGAAVHFDMEQYAYKDVTIALLQELLMEEEFKQRTDIGVTIQGYLRDSMNDLQSWLDWAKKRGNPITVRLVKGAYWDQETIKSQQNHWQQPVFNQKAETDVNYENLTRLLLENHQYLKGAIASHNVRTQAHAIAIAETLQIPRSRFECQILYGMGETLAKAIVKRGHRVRVYSPYGRLLPGMAYLIRRLLENTANSSFLRQNSEEKPVDELIAPPQVLESLPSFKNQQFPGAPDTDYGREDNLNKAREALQTVKNQLGKTYLPLINGEYVETESYIDSVNPSNPREIVGKIGLISIAQADEAMASAKEAFKTWSKTPVRIRAGILRKAGEIMETRRHELTAWMCYEVGKIIKEGDPEISEAIDFCRYYADEMERLDQGYNYDVAGENDRYFYQPKGIALIISPWNFPFAIATGMTVGALVAGNCALLKPAATSTVIGAKIAEILVEAGIPAGVFQYIPGKGSVVGDYLVKHPDIHLIAFTGSREVGCKIYADASIVQPKQKHLKRVIAEMGGKNAIIIDESADLDQGVAGVVQSAFGFSGQKCSACSRVIVLKPVYDAFVERLIGAVESINVGDAQNPSTKVGPVIDDSARRRILEYIEQGKKEATLAFQGETPENGYFVPPTVFKDVTPDATIAQEEIFGPVLAVIKAENFDDALAIANGTDYALTGGLYSRTPAHIDRAYREFEVGNVYINRGITGAIVARQPFGGFKLSGVGSKAGGPDYLLQFLEPRVVTENIQRQGFAPIEGADY
- the sppA gene encoding signal peptide peptidase SppA encodes the protein MKQFLKQTLASFIGSVAGLLFLFALSTGGLFLFIMALMLSSNNPQIENQSVLVFDLSSQITDSNNQRPLPAFLNPESSNNLSLRQVINAINKGAEDKKISALFLDGSKGNINLGYGSLAELKTALENFKSSGKKIITYHNSISEKDYYLSSIADEINLNPLGALEMNGLSTSQLFFASALDKYGIGVQVIRVGKYKSAVEPFTRDNYSTENREQTKELLTNLWDSYLNEVSENNGLTSQNINNIADSFGIIEAKKAQELKLIDKTAYIDEIRDDFRTITNTEKDNFPQVTIKQYLSRTTTNQGAENKIAILYLEGNIVDGEGNIGEVGGLRTVAEIKKIREDENIKGVIVRINSPGGSALASELIARELDITAQEKPIVISMADVAASGGYWIATSGEKIFANDGTITGSIGVFGLLFNLENLTKNNGINSDVIKTNQLADLSNNFRSKNPQEIAVYQESVNQIYDLFLERVAKARNLSIQEVNNIAQGRVWLGNNAQEIGLVDDIGGLESAINYLTEKLTLGDNYEIKEYPELRNWENELLTAIENTDLAQNKLDSIAIFNQIWEYNSDLDLANILKKPNRVYSILPFKFDIN
- a CDS encoding DNA-directed RNA polymerase subunit omega — translated: MLKKNNFDSGQIMYRSDELMEAASNRYKITVQVAKRAKQRRFEDFDNLEEVMKPVLRAIIEMSDELTQPEIISDD